A region of Oxyura jamaicensis isolate SHBP4307 breed ruddy duck chromosome 5, BPBGC_Ojam_1.0, whole genome shotgun sequence DNA encodes the following proteins:
- the NFKBIA gene encoding NF-kappa-B inhibitor alpha, producing the protein MISARLAAEPPAAEGCEQPRKERPAGLLPPDDRHDSGLDSMKEEEYRQLVRELEDIRLQPREPPARPHGWAQQLTEDGDTFLHLAIIHEEKALSLEVIRQTSGDRAFLNFQNNLCQTPLHLAVITDQPEIAEHLLKAGCDLDVRDFRGNTPLHIACQQGSLRSVSVLTQYCQPHHLLAVLQATNYNGHTCLHLASIQGYLAVVEYLLSLGADVNAQEPCNGRTALHLAVDLQNSELVSLLVKHGADVNKVTYQGYSPYQLTWGRENSSIQEQLKQLTTADLQMLPESEDEESSESEPEFTEDELMYDDCCIGGRQLAF; encoded by the exons ATGATCAGCGCCCGCCTCGCCGCCGAGCCGCCCGCCGCGGAGGGCTGCGAGCAGCCCCGCAAGGAGCGGCCGGCCGGGCTGCTGCCGCCCGACGACCGCCACGACAGCGGGCTGGACTCCATGAAGGAGGAGGAGTACCGGCAGCTGGTGCGGGAGCTGGAGGACATCCGCCTGCAGCCCCGCGAGCCGCCTGCCCGCCCGCACGGCTGGGCGCAGCAGCTCACCGAGGACGGGGACAC TTTTCTCCACTTGGCGATAATCCACGAAGAAAAAGCCCTCAGCCTGGAGGTGATCCGGCAGACCAGCGGGGACCGTGCTTTCCTGAATTTCCAGAACAACCTCTGCCAG ACTCCCCTTCACCTGGCAGTGATCACTGATCAGCCCGAAATCGCTGAGCACCTCCTGAAAGCTGGATGTGACCTGGACGTCAGGGACTTCCGAGGAAACACCCCGCTCCATATCGCCTGCCAGCAGGGCTCGCTCAGAAGCGTCAGCGTCCTCACACAGTActgccagccccaccacctCCTCGCCGTCCTGCAGGCGACCAACTACAATG GACATACGTGTCTCCATTTGGCATCTATTCAAGGATATCTGGCTGTTGTCGAATACCTGCTGTCCTTGGGAGCAGATGTAAATGCTCAG GAGCCATGCAATGGCAGAACGGCGCTGCACTTGGCTGTGGACCTGCAGAATTCAGAGCTGGTGTCACTTCTGGTGAAGCATGGGGCAGACGTGAACAAAGTGACCTACCAGGGCTACTCCCCTTACCAGCTCACGTGGGGAAGAGAGAACTCCAGCATACAGGAACAGCTGAAGCAGCTGACCACAGCTGATCTGCAGATGTTGCCTGAAAGTGAGGATGAGGAGAGCAGTGAATCGGAGCCTGAGTTCACAGAGGATGAA cttaTGTATGACGATTGCTGTATTGGAGGACGACAGCTGGCATTTTAA